Within Coffea arabica cultivar ET-39 chromosome 4e, Coffea Arabica ET-39 HiFi, whole genome shotgun sequence, the genomic segment GCCGAAAAGATTATCAGTTAcgaatgtaaaaaaaaaaaactcttgaaCTGAGAGAGAGCCCCCTCAAATTAATTAATACTAGCACCAGCTAATGTTGCTAGTTGCCACTAGATTTGAACTATTACACACATAGGGCATGCGCAGGAATACATTAATTTTCCATCAAAACCAGCGCAAACATTTAAAAAAGTACTGCGACATTTCTTGAACACTACCATTACTTCCCTACTGTTTTTGGTTAACCTCGTAATAATCTACTAAAAACTTGAAACACCACTAAGGATAGATAGACACCATAATCAAAATATACCAAACCAAGCAATACTAAAATAAGTAATTAACATATTTGATCTCCCCATTCaagcttttttccaaaatcatGGTCGAGATCCAACTAGCACCAGAAGCCATATGTCCAAACTCAACTAGAAGTAGCCAGCCAAACTTTCAAGAAAACCTAGCAACAGCCTTGCAGACCAAAGGATTCTTCATCTCCATTGACAATTTCAGGCATTCAGACAAATCCACATTACCAGATGCAATCCATTCGAAGTTCTGCAGCAACTGAGCCAACCACATCTGAACAGTGGCTAGGCCCAAAGCTTTTCCAGGACACACCCTCCTCCCAGAACCAAAAGGGGCCAACCTCAAATCAGAGCCCATGATGGCAACATCCTCATTCAAGAACCTTTCAGGCATGAAATGTTCAGGCTCTGGCCAGACCATCTCGTCGTGCGTTATCGCCCACATGTTCACCATGGCAGTAGTTCCAGCAGGTATGAAGTGACGGCCAACATGAGTGTCATGGATGGCGAGCCGAGCCCAAGAAAGAAGAGGGCCAGGAGGATGCATTCTGAGAGTCTCTTTCACTATGGCATGGAGATAGGGAAGGTTAGGGAGGTCGGCATCAGTAACCATTCTGGATGTTCCAACAACACAGTCGATTTCAGCCTGAGCCTTGCTTTGGATGTCTGGATGCAGGACCAttcttgcaattatccactccAGAAGGATTGCAACGGTGTCTGTTCCTCTAAAGATCATTTCCTGAtatcaaacaaaacaaattcCATCACTAACAAACATGCAGTAGTATCACGTATCGTACCCTCCCGAAAAGGATGTATTTATTCCTTCGCCAAGTAGTAGACGAGAAAACAATGGAGACGGACAAAAAGGATAAGAACAATACACGATTTGTTATCATGATTACAAAGGCAAACAGAGGGGGCTAGTGACATTTATTCAGATTCTCCATATCtcaaaataaactaaaagagAAACTTTAATAGATCTATATGCCGGAATCCATTTACCAAACTACTATCATATATGTGGAAAGACAGAAAAGAACTAAACCGACATTCAAAAGTTGTAGATATCACATGGAAAGAAACACATGACTGATTACAAACCACTGCACAAGTATCAACAAATTAAGTGCATAGACTGCTCATATTCTTCGTGCTTTCACCATATTCATACAAAACATTGCACTCAAATGCACAGCTGCCAAGTAACCGAAAGAAAATAGTACTACAGTATAAACAAGATGAAAAAGAAACTCCTCAATTAACAAATAACCAACGTTAATAAAAACACGTACCCAGttatcagaaaaaaaaattaatccatcttAACATAAGCAATTATAATGATAATCAATGAGCTAGTAGAAGGAGAAAATACCCATAAAACAGCAATCATGTCAGAGTTGGTCAGGCTGTTGTTCTCCTTCTCCAAATCAAGCAGGACATCAACGAAATCACCAGAGCCTTCATCATCATCAATAGCTGGCTTTCTTCCATCACCACCACGATTTTCAGCCATCCTCTTCAACCTGTGCTCGTCAATGATTTTCCCAACAAAGACATTCACTCTGGCCACCAACTCTCTGCATCTTTTTCTCACACCTTGCATGTCAAACCATCCCAAAACAGGAAAATGATCAGTCCAGTTAAATATCCCCAGCAACTCATACCCTTCACTCACCAGACCTTC encodes:
- the LOC140006088 gene encoding cytochrome P450 78A5-like; protein product: MSTDPCCFSSSIPLTGYPSTVLNFELVLCFLLFLAVFAFWLTPGGLAWALAVSNKKLSSKKDATSAAIPGPSGLPLLGLVLAFTGSLTHRVLGKISRSLKAETLMAFSVGFTRFIISSHPETAKEILNSSAFADRPVKESAYELLFHRAMGFAPYGEYWRNLRRISATHLFSPKRIACSGLFRRDIGVKMVEEIKGLMERNGEVEVKKVLHFGSLNNVMMSVFGRCYDFDGDDGSVLEGLVSEGYELLGIFNWTDHFPVLGWFDMQGVRKRCRELVARVNVFVGKIIDEHRLKRMAENRGGDGRKPAIDDDEGSGDFVDVLLDLEKENNSLTNSDMIAVLWEMIFRGTDTVAILLEWIIARMVLHPDIQSKAQAEIDCVVGTSRMVTDADLPNLPYLHAIVKETLRMHPPGPLLSWARLAIHDTHVGRHFIPAGTTAMVNMWAITHDEMVWPEPEHFMPERFLNEDVAIMGSDLRLAPFGSGRRVCPGKALGLATVQMWLAQLLQNFEWIASGNVDLSECLKLSMEMKNPLVCKAVARFS